The window AATCCTATAATCCAAAGgtaaacattcaaatttagCATAATAGTGTCATATTTGAAACAATAGTGCCCTTGGTTGGTTCCTGCTTCCGGTCAGTGATTGAGCATGTCCCTCAAGGTTGAGGTAAActtttttgaacatttttatagcaatgtataaactataaaggTTTCATACTTTACCACATTAGGTATTATACATATCGATTTTTGGATTACACAGATTGCGAGAGACagatgaataaaacataaccGTGTCGGCTTCTCGTTTATACTGTAGTCGTTTTAGACGTCGTATTGTCTGAGTTCATGCGTGATGATAGATGACAGTtcattgttttcatattacaaTACAGATTTGTCGAATGTATCTAGATAGAATGAGAAGGCATTTAAACAACCCATAACCATCTATATAAACCATTTTATACACATAGCCTTAGAGGGCAATATTAGGCGCCAATTGCGTTAAGCGTATAACACAACCAAAGGCCCTAAACTTATAAAAAggtactataattataatatttgcaataaatttcatGTACGTTGCAAGTgccttaataataataaatacaattcttCAAATTTTCCTTAAATTACGCTGCGCCAAAGGAATACGGTAGACGATCCCGCGCGAGCCGGCCACTCAGCGATGTTATAGGGAAACTGACTCTTCAAAGTTATTGCGAACATGCGAAGCCAAAACTGTATCCGATAGCAACGAATGTTTTCGTGAGAGATTCACAGGCAGGTGCCTCTTTGTCCTGCGAAGCAATCGCAGTCTTACCACAGCGGAATAAAGGCTGTATTTAAACGTAGCTGTCAAGATAGTCAACAGCGGAGGTGTGAAGACTAAGTATAGAGTTTCACACGGATGTATCAAGTTAGGTGGATCTGATTCACTCGGTCGGTGACTAATTATAATGCGGTTATGATAGTCTCGTCTTaaaatacctataataatatttaattaagctcTTAGATCTTATGTTCCGATTGGTGGAATGAGTCGATCGTAATCTTGTTGGAAGTGGATCGTTTGTTTATCTGTTGTTGTGTTCTTTTGACCTCAGTTATTGGCTGTCTTTTTTTGTTGTCATGTACTTACTCCGGGCTTTGATAGACTTTTCTCATTCGTTTTcacttatattgaattattttttaaatgtcaataaaaagagttaatttttgttaagaataaataagttaaatagcTCAAAAAATGTTGACTTTAAAAAACcgagtaaattaataattattgatatacaATGTTATCAATTTGAAACTGTCTATCTATCAACTCATTTTAGAAGCATTTTTGCAGGCCTGTTtagttcaatttatatattattcgtaAACTAAGTGTATACATGTACTCTGAAAAGAATTTCCCcattttttcaacaattttcATCCTCATCGTCATCACcagtatcatcatcagcccatataccTTCCCGTTCCCATTGTAGATACACGGAACTCTGAACTGAATTATGTGGGTTGAGGCTACAAGCCACCACGTAACTATATTTGTCAGATTCTGATGTCAATCTTTTTTCCCACAGTCACAGAGAAGCCGGCGCCGGCGCGGACGGGCCCGCACGGCGTCCAGGTCGTGAACACCGGCCCCGACCACACGTTTATCCTGGACGAGGACATTCTCGCCGAACTGCTGCTGCAGGAGGACATTAAGGACAGATCGGTGGTCGTCATTTCGGTGGCAGGCGCCTTCAGGAAGGGCAAGTCGTTTCTGCTCGACTTCTTTCTCCGGTATATGCATCATAAGGTTGGTGTTTTACTATTTGTGAGTGAGTAATTTTTAGCCAAAACCACAGCATATCATTTAATGcatgtgtaaatattttatttagaactaaACAACGGTTAACTAACTTTCTCCACTTGTacatgatttgtttttatttacctccAGCGTTACAAGTAACAGAACgccttagtttttttttttaattacgctTCAAGATAGAGaaaaaatctaattgaatCTGTGGCAATTCCAGTATGGTTCCGGGGGCGGCGGCGGTGACTGGTTGGGCTCAGACGAGGAGCCCCTCAGCGGGTTCAGCTGGCGGGGCGGCTCTGAGAGAGACACTACAGGGATACTCATGTGGTCCGAGATTTTCAAGGCCACGCTCGATGATGGGGAAAAGGTTTGTATAATgaggtatttttatgttttctttgaaCGAAGTAATAAAGGTTTTGAATTGTTAAATGATTTCGGGcgtgacatatttttatgatcgTTAACTTGACGGCTATAAACCAACTGATCcataaattatagtaatataaattgatttcataGATTCATTGAATTACATTTCTTCAATtcctttttttctatatatcaCAGTGTGATATTTATGCAATGAGTCATgcgaaatgtatttttcaggTAGCAATCATATTACTAGACACACAGGGGGCATTTGACAGTGAGTCCACAGTGCGCGACTGCGCAACAGTCTTCGCGCTGTCTACCATGCTGTCCTCCGTACAGATATACAACCTCTCACAAAACATACAGGAGGACGACTTACAGCACTTACAGGTAAATCAAATGGTGGATCAGTTTAAAGCGTTTGATTATGTACATATGtgatatgtatgaaaatatttattagataattatatacacTCCCCGTAAGTTAATTGAGATAATAGTTACAATTAAAGACATTGGTAAAACCTATAAAAGAAATTGATAAAcattaagttatataataaaacgcaaTGGTGTCCCGCAAGGTTCATATTTTAGTCCTATTCATTATATACTAATACTTTCCTTCTATAAGTCGATGGTTTCGATTCCAGTTGTTCACGGAATACGGACGGCTCGCGCTAGAGGACGGGGGTCGGATTCCGTTCCAGCGGTTGCAGTTCGTTGTGCGGGACTGGAGCTTCCCCTACGAAGCGCCGTATGGTGCAAGTGGGGGACAGGTTATACTATCTCGAAGGTTAAAGGTAAAGTAGTTCGAATTTTTGTAGTATATTTGTcgaaagtaattattaaataaatgtataaataaaattttctattacttGTCATGTGCTTGCCCTTTGTGTTTTCAAAGAAAATCCTTATCCCAAATTATGCCTATTGTCAATGAAGTTTCTTATATCTTATCTTTAAATAGAAATCACCCATGAAATTAcaagctatatttatatttaggtatCAGACAAACAGCACCCAGAACTGCAGTCGCTCCGAAAGCACATCACCTCCTGTTTCGGTGAAATCGGCTGCTTCCTGATGCCTCACCCCGGCCTCAAGGTCGCCACCAGTCCCACATTCGACGGAAGACTCTCTGGTAACTAGCGTTACATGACTTATCATAGCATTAGAATATTCCCTCTCTATCCTCTTTCAAATCTCATTTTAATAACTGGTTTTACGCCTGCAAGTCAATCGATGTTCGATAAAAAACATGATCAATAGAAAATCCATTTAGCTggattgttatttaatatgagaTATGGTATCTCTAcgcttttatttacataaactgttaaataaaaaggcACGATCTTGCAAAGAAGGCATTTACCCGGACGCAGCCGCGGCgaaatctaaaatataattgcgtTTTTATATGCCCCACAGTACTGCTTTGTCCAATGAAACTAATAATCCTAATTCCCTAATCTTCCAGACATTGAGATGGAGTTCAAGCGCGCCCTCCAGCAGCTGGTGCCGATGTTGCTGGCGCCGGATAACCTCGTCGTGAAGGAGATCAACGGCCAGCGAGTGAAGGCCAAGGATCTGCTGGTCTACTTCAAGGCATACATGAACATATACAAGGGGAACGATCTGCCGGAGCCGAAGAGTATGCTGGTGGTGAGTGGTTTGGATGAATAAACTTTATGCTTATATGTATTCTTATGCTTAAATCGTTTAATAGACTTTGGATTTAAGTGATAATTCAGTGTTTAGGAAAAATTGCGTACACCAACGCAATCCATAAGTCattaaatgtgtatataatatgagtagaCGAAGAGCATTTGCCATGTGCTCCGAATAACGCCTGTAAAATACTTAAGCCAATACGAAATTCGACTCGCGGCATGATACTTCAATTGTTGTTAAATGTCGATAATCATTTCCATTATAATTCTTGGATCCGGTTTGAAGGaccaaaataattttgatattttagtcGGAAATGAATGGGTGACCTGACCATTTACCTGCACGCTTTATGCTAAATTTTACTGCAAAATTGTAGGCGACAGCGGAAGCCAACAACCTCACAGCCGTAGCGGAAGCGCGTGAAGTGTACACGACCCTGATGGAAGAGATCTGCGGCGGGGCGAAGCCCTACCTCCAGACGCAACTGCTGGAAGCGGAGCACCGGCGCATCCGCGACAAGGCGTTGCACGCTTTCCGGTCTAAGAGGAAGATGGGTGGCGACGAGTTCAGTCAGGCCTACTGTCAGCAACTGACAcatgtaagtttttttatctgtgctaAATAAATCTATCATGATTTATTCACATAGTAAACACTTATGATATATTGTTGGATAAGGGATAGATAATACTCATGTAAAAAAGATGTGGCTCTTGAGATgaagttaaattattgttttataattttatggatGGTTTTAAATTTCACCTTAATGTAATCAAACCATCtaagtattgtaataaagtttGATTTTTAAGACTTAAAATTGCTGTAGacatgaacatttttttgctATAGTCACAGCAAGATATCAACAATTTCATTGGCACACGTCGATTTTTATCGTTTGCGctcttttttttgtaatgtataaaaaaagattcatcAAATACATCAAATTCTTCTAAATACCAGTATTTGGTGATATCTTACAAAAATCCAACAAATGTAGCAAAACCAACAATTTccattaaaaactaaacagGTCTTCCTTACAGAATCATTAGATAGATGTAGgtattagtaaaatttaaatagattttttttttcttttaaatatgttctataatatatagtattttttagcCAACTCCAATTTTTCAAGTTTAGAATACCTCACTGTCCAATAGATATGAAATGATCACGTCTCGTTCGTAGGACCTGGAGGAGCAGTTCCAGCAGTTCGTGGCGCACAACGAGAGCAAGAACATCTTCAAGGCGGCGCGCACGCCGTCCGTGTACTTCGCGCTGGCGCTGGCGCTCTACGTGCTCAGCGGCGTGCTCGGCCTGCTCGCGCTCTACCCGCTCGCCAACCTGTGCAACCTCGCCATGGGGCTGGCGCTGCTCACGCTCGTGCTCTGGGCCTACATACGGTACGTGCTGTACGCGCTGTACGCGCTGCACGTGCTCAGCGGCGTGCTTGGCCAGCTGCATTCATCGATCCTTCGTCTGCGGATATATGCCCCGTTATTCTGCTAGGCTTCCCAGATTGTGaaggaaatatattgataCAAATGATTGTTAAAATTGCTTTTGTCATTAATTATACGATTGCTCTACATCCTGAGgccccaaaaaaaaaacaaatttactttcaaaactaatttaattaaaaataactttattgcACCTCAAACCTACACGCTGCAAACCGGAGTTCTCCATCCTAACAATgtattggaaaaaaaaataatgtacaacAAATAATGTACACTTAAATGCTAACTTAGGAAAGACGTTCCCGCATTCCATTCCCTTGTCCTTAGCACTTTAGCAATAAGGACATAACCGTAATTCGAGAAtagaaagtaataaaaaattataaatttcagatATAGCGGTGAAATGAGAGAACTTGGAGTGACGATCGACGACAGCGCGAACTGGCTGTGGGataatgtaagtatataatgcatacaaattatatttttaatgaattgtaaGTTAGCTGTcaaaaagctttatttttttttaactttctatattatgattttcttatttttgacCAATACTAACGTCGTTCCAGCTGATGAAGCCAGTATACCAAGCGGGCATAGAGAAGGGCATGGAGCGCGCCGCGGCGGCCGCCGCCGAGCGCGTGGCGCCGCCCTCGCCCACCACCAACGGCAAGCACAAGCAGTTGTGATGGCCGCGAGCCCCGCCGGCCCGGGACCCGCCGGCCCGGGACCCGCCGGCCCGGGGCCCGTCCGCCCGGGACCCGCCGGCCTGGCATCCGGCGCACCCGGCACGCACGCACGCGACGCACGAGCGTGACCAGACATACGAAAAAACACCTAGAATAAAACGTTGGGATGAACTCAGTTGCCACGGATGTGAAGTGTTTAAAGTGATGTTTTTTGGGATTGGGGGAAATAGTGAAATGGGCAGGTCAGCTGTATGCAAGAGTGTAGTGGATACTTTACCGCGACTAAGAACAAATGAAGAATGGAATGCATATTATAACACCACTTTCCAATATGAAAACACTTTGAATAACACACTGCAAAAAACTGCGCCTGATACTGATATTTGTCTTACAAAGGACAATGGAATCAATTGCAATCGATATTCAGTTGTGATGATTAGAAGTCATAAGAAATCCATGGAGTGGAACaagcttaaaattaattgcccAATGgtaaatttaacttttgtaCCGTgcaaatatgaaatagttCGTTATTGTgcgaaaaatagaaaattaagaCGACGCAAGCTGCAAATAGATACAGCGCGCTGTGCTTGCGGAAACCACAGCTATGAAAATACAgggaaattttataatcatttgttTAGTGCTGTGTGTACAAATTGTGATGTGAATAGGAATTGTAGTGGAAATTCAAATGTGCAGCTTGAATCATATATTGAAAGCACAACTAAGAAATCGCGATTTAAACGAAAATCTAAAATTTCCAAactgtatatgtgtatgtggatttataaaattaaatgtacactTTACAAACAGTCAGAGCTAGAGAACCTTGTCTGGATCAAGTTCTCTCAATTCCTCATTAgtttctaaaacaaataaccatcaaactttttgaaaaagagtattatttaaaagcaataccGTAGAGCAATGATTAAATGTAAcatatgtttcaataaaatttggtgtgAAAAGGAATATTCTAGAACACAAGTTTTTGTACACCACAAATAATTCCAAAGTCACAAAGGATTTGTGCGAGTCACAAAATACAACAGGTTGTGATTGATGCAATATGTGAATGTTGGtcttaaataatcatatatatagttatacaaCTTACAGGCATATCATGCTGTAGAGGAATTGATAGAACTAAATGATAAATACTGATATCTTTGAGGAATTCAACTTTGGCCCGAAGCCTAAGAAAACAATTGTTCCAACAGATCAATGTGAAAATCTTGGTGTGGATAAAGAATAGACAATAGAAAAGACAAAGTGTGTGTCGCGTGTGACGGACTTTATCGATTCTCTATGGTTTTATCTAGTTTAACAGTTACAAAGGAGGTTTTATGTAATGGTGAGGTTAGGTTGGTGGCGGAATGTTTTCGTTTGGGTACTGTACAGTGGAATAGacaaattatagattttagGTATAGATATCACTTGGTTAATCTAATTTGAGACGTCGAATTAGAATTAATTGCCGCttcgatttcaataattcgcAAAACACGTTTTTTGCTTACTATTGTAATAACGGCTGGTCGAAGTAATTGATTTGAGCTTTCTAATGAGATAATCTTTaagtaattaacaattaacagATTGAAGAAATGAGTAACTAATTTTTAGAGTTCAGTGAAGGACATCTCGACTTGTGGATGATGGAgaacacaaattttatatgaaaaactttatttattaagaacaaattaattatttatgaacagCCGCTACTTATCCTGATTTGAATCCTTTTTTCGGATTGATAaagcaactttttttttaggaTCAAATGTGAAATcgtgaataatataatgaatagatatataaattttaacgtaagtaagcacaaattttaacgaaTAATGAAAacggataaaaaaaattcacttgTTGCGTTGCACATTATTGAATGTActtaattctaaatttaattgtaacattACTATCTCGTCATGACTATGTTACATCTTTAGATTTAAACAGTTCGGTGTTGAGTACAAAAcctcatattattattgttagcTTTCAACTTAATAtgaatcggtcaagtgcgagtcggctAAGGATCGCCCATCTAACTGAtcgtgccaaccgttgcttagttgcgatttcttttattatctgttgtTATTGTAGCAACCGAAATACATCAGCTCTGAAAATTTCTACTTTCTGACTGGTTCATGAGGCTGGCTGGTGAGAGGCGGGcggacggacggacggacagcgaagtcttaaGGATCACGTTTTACcgaatttacttttattaactttatattattcaaaatttactcGTAACTTTGTGAAATGCCGCTTGATGATTATAAGCGAAATGTTTAAATCTGACGAAATTCTGTGAATGTAAATACTTCActgacttttttattttgtcataaattaaaattttccaaatgTGCCAACTTGTATGACGACAGTTTCGGAACGGACAGAATTGGGAacagtgttttattatgtttgttgtCCTGTTGagagtttatttctttgtttgtacCATCACCTTTATCCCTGTTTCACTTTTTATGATAGTTTTACGATTTTAAATACTGTTTAAATGattgttagttttattaatgtgggtttcattatttttaaatacttggTTGTGTTCTTTTCGtaattttcagtttatttttttttttcgttttattatacTCTGTGCACGTTTTAACTTTTCGCGCCTTTTCTTTACATGCCTTCTGCAATCTATTCTAACCTAAATTCgaacttaaattattaacaaataacatatcaACCGTTAcaataaaaggaaaaagatgtttattttcattatttattaattttaaaaatttagagATTAGAAAAGAaactactttatattatttttatcatgtattatttgactttaaaattaaacggaACGCGttattttacagttatttaatgtatgtaatttatattatggaaaaataaatacagattaaaacaaccagtaatgtatataataccaTAAGTGCCTATAATTTTTGGggttcaaaatattttgtgcaaAGCACATTGGAAGCGttacgtttattattatttcaatttttagtgTACCTGCGTAATGCCTTTTAGCATTCGAAAACGTCTTTTAGTATCTCGGTTATATCTCTAATTATGAATTCtgtattgatatttcaattaacGCATTGTAATTGCATTTTAGAATAGGTCACGGGCTTTTGCAGGCAAGGGCATTATCGTTGCGATCGCGATGTTTTTAACGAT is drawn from Zerene cesonia ecotype Mississippi chromosome 8, Zerene_cesonia_1.1, whole genome shotgun sequence and contains these coding sequences:
- the LOC119828428 gene encoding atlastin isoform X2, with protein sequence MTGGSDRSLASVTEKPAPARTGPHGVQVVNTGPDHTFILDEDILAELLLQEDIKDRSVVVISVAGAFRKGKSFLLDFFLRYMHHKYGSGGGGGDWLGSDEEPLSGFSWRGGSERDTTGILMWSEIFKATLDDGEKVAIILLDTQGAFDSESTVRDCATVFALSTMLSSVQIYNLSQNIQEDDLQHLQLFTEYGRLALEDGGRIPFQRLQFVVRDWSFPYEAPYGASGGQVILSRRLKVSDKQHPELQSLRKHITSCFGEIGCFLMPHPGLKVATSPTFDGRLSDIEMEFKRALQQLVPMLLAPDNLVVKEINGQRVKAKDLLVYFKAYMNIYKGNDLPEPKSMLVATAEANNLTAVAEAREVYTTLMEEICGGAKPYLQTQLLEAEHRRIRDKALHAFRSKRKMGGDEFSQAYCQQLTHDLEEQFQQFVAHNESKNIFKAARTPSVYFALALALYVLSGVLGLLALYPLANLCNLAMGLALLTLVLWAYIRYSGEMRELGVTIDDSANWLWDNLMKPVYQAGIEKGMERAAAAAAERVAPPSPTTNGKHKQL
- the LOC119828428 gene encoding atlastin isoform X1 — its product is MSLCSVKSVHEINKLVMADIEEYKHQETNFHEEEVTEKPAPARTGPHGVQVVNTGPDHTFILDEDILAELLLQEDIKDRSVVVISVAGAFRKGKSFLLDFFLRYMHHKYGSGGGGGDWLGSDEEPLSGFSWRGGSERDTTGILMWSEIFKATLDDGEKVAIILLDTQGAFDSESTVRDCATVFALSTMLSSVQIYNLSQNIQEDDLQHLQLFTEYGRLALEDGGRIPFQRLQFVVRDWSFPYEAPYGASGGQVILSRRLKVSDKQHPELQSLRKHITSCFGEIGCFLMPHPGLKVATSPTFDGRLSDIEMEFKRALQQLVPMLLAPDNLVVKEINGQRVKAKDLLVYFKAYMNIYKGNDLPEPKSMLVATAEANNLTAVAEAREVYTTLMEEICGGAKPYLQTQLLEAEHRRIRDKALHAFRSKRKMGGDEFSQAYCQQLTHDLEEQFQQFVAHNESKNIFKAARTPSVYFALALALYVLSGVLGLLALYPLANLCNLAMGLALLTLVLWAYIRYSGEMRELGVTIDDSANWLWDNLMKPVYQAGIEKGMERAAAAAAERVAPPSPTTNGKHKQL